One segment of Streptomyces sp. NBC_00576 DNA contains the following:
- a CDS encoding protein kinase domain-containing protein, with protein sequence MPSGPPTSGVGRVIAGRYLLLNQLGSGGMGHVWLAHDQRLACEVALKEIVFRDPAEASDERTARVARARAEARHAAVLRGNPNVVTVHDVLEHEGLPWIVMEYVAGALDLRDLIGMRGPLAPAECARIGLAVLDALTAGHEQGIMHRDVKPANILLAPDRTGTPYARILLTDYGISVQPDAGEPRYTLTSVLVGTAGYLAPERATGGPPTAATDLFSLGCTLYYAVEGFGPFERDSHLAEITAVVMEEPRKPERAGALGPVLEAMLTKDPAQRITAARVESALDRIVTPQVDPYERTRTDPGSMPPWGVPEQLYGPQQAPPTPPMDLSPARPAPVQPPPRHRHVLPAALGALLGVALAGVGLWLTLGGPPGGDDGQTVQKPYDGPVGLAAPLAEGDCVIADWSGGTRFQGTPRLTVDPTCRDASPDGQVLAVVAAASAAEARAQGPAQCEERTRDLREKLADVRGYAVVPAEGGFDAAEGRTACLLLGAHGPVYGPLGPYRESGQAFRDIAAMQKRDCLRSPSGREARLVACTEPHDEQVLGFARLDAAVPFEQARDVSDAACARDVPPTDYGFDPSVFEAGSWTSSGAWDSGTHFVVCTVRKQNGGTMEGEEP encoded by the coding sequence ATGCCATCAGGACCACCCACATCGGGAGTGGGCCGGGTAATCGCCGGCCGATACCTGCTGCTCAACCAACTGGGCAGCGGCGGCATGGGCCACGTCTGGCTCGCCCACGACCAGAGACTCGCCTGCGAGGTGGCCCTCAAGGAGATCGTGTTCCGCGACCCCGCCGAGGCCTCCGACGAGCGCACCGCCCGGGTCGCCCGGGCTCGCGCCGAGGCCCGGCACGCTGCCGTGCTGCGCGGCAACCCGAACGTGGTGACCGTGCACGACGTACTGGAGCACGAGGGCCTGCCGTGGATAGTCATGGAGTACGTGGCGGGCGCCCTCGACCTGCGTGACCTGATCGGTATGCGCGGCCCGCTGGCGCCCGCCGAGTGCGCCCGGATCGGCCTCGCCGTCCTGGACGCGCTGACCGCCGGACACGAGCAGGGCATCATGCACCGGGACGTGAAGCCGGCGAACATCCTGCTCGCGCCGGACCGCACCGGGACGCCGTACGCCCGGATCCTGCTCACCGACTACGGCATCTCGGTGCAGCCGGACGCGGGCGAGCCGCGGTACACACTGACGTCCGTCCTGGTCGGCACGGCGGGGTATCTGGCGCCCGAGCGGGCCACCGGAGGGCCGCCGACCGCCGCCACCGATCTGTTCTCGCTGGGCTGCACGCTGTACTACGCCGTCGAGGGCTTCGGACCGTTCGAACGGGACAGCCATCTCGCGGAGATCACCGCGGTGGTCATGGAGGAGCCGCGGAAGCCGGAGCGGGCGGGCGCCCTGGGTCCGGTGCTGGAGGCGATGCTCACCAAGGACCCGGCGCAGCGGATCACGGCGGCCCGGGTGGAATCGGCCCTGGACCGGATCGTCACGCCCCAGGTCGACCCGTACGAACGCACCAGGACGGACCCGGGGTCGATGCCGCCGTGGGGTGTGCCGGAGCAGCTGTACGGACCTCAGCAGGCGCCGCCGACCCCGCCCATGGACCTCTCCCCTGCCCGGCCCGCCCCCGTGCAGCCGCCGCCCCGTCACCGCCACGTGCTCCCGGCCGCTCTGGGTGCCCTGCTCGGGGTCGCCCTGGCCGGTGTCGGCCTCTGGCTCACCCTGGGCGGCCCGCCGGGCGGCGACGACGGGCAGACCGTGCAGAAGCCGTACGACGGCCCTGTCGGTCTCGCCGCACCACTGGCCGAGGGTGACTGTGTGATCGCCGACTGGTCCGGCGGTACGCGCTTCCAGGGGACGCCGCGGCTGACCGTGGACCCGACCTGCCGGGACGCGTCTCCGGACGGGCAGGTGCTGGCGGTCGTGGCTGCCGCGTCCGCCGCCGAGGCACGGGCGCAGGGGCCGGCCCAGTGCGAGGAGCGGACCCGGGATCTCCGGGAGAAGCTGGCGGACGTACGGGGGTATGCCGTCGTGCCGGCCGAGGGCGGGTTCGATGCCGCCGAGGGGCGTACGGCCTGTCTGCTGCTCGGCGCGCACGGGCCGGTGTACGGGCCGCTCGGGCCGTACCGCGAGTCCGGGCAGGCGTTCCGCGACATCGCCGCCATGCAGAAGCGGGACTGTCTCCGGTCGCCGTCCGGGCGGGAGGCCCGGCTGGTCGCCTGTACCGAGCCGCACGACGAGCAGGTCCTCGGGTTCGCGCGGCTAGACGCCGCTGTCCCCTTCGAGCAGGCGCGCGACGTGTCGGACGCGGCCTGCGCACGGGACGTGCCGCCGACCGACTACGGCTTCGATCCGTCGGTCTTCGAGGCCGGGTCCTGGACGAGCAGCGGAGCGTGGGACTCCGGAACGCATTTCGTCGTGTGCACCGTTCGGAAGCAGAACGGGGGCACCATGGAGGGAGAAGAGCCATGA
- a CDS encoding PASTA domain-containing protein, producing the protein MVKAVASGVPSLAPFFDEDSGLGHDAQVHSQPAHGSSLQQGSTPGLYGGTRKPTVCDVDRLQQFLTDPKNNRKAQEWARVVDIQQSGIPAYLDRLTPVLLRHDTLVKNHDYKKEKAVPFDALLQAGIAVLVDEAGVPAVKCSCGNPLKPFKGTTNRISVEFEDGNRKWSDYDVDEVVLVRPAPSKVDRFALVDVQEPERGIYRQTGTKGEADKVFDTRERHQVPRLAGTTFGAASSRLTHLGLATAYDSAGLPPFDATVTGSDPGSGTALPFGSYVTLNVHIESGSPDDSSGGGSGGTTPSGAGSGSEPGSGPGSEPGSEPGSEPGSGPGSAPGSGPGSGASSAPGSDTPSPGGADPSAPPSPPSSGAEPTPSASDPPSSDPTPSGPGSSTPDTGPTSEPPSSEPPPPPPPSDPPSTAPETSGEPPGPPPPEPSSPPPPTTTTSAASETPDA; encoded by the coding sequence ATGGTGAAGGCGGTGGCCTCGGGGGTGCCTTCCCTCGCGCCGTTCTTCGACGAGGACAGCGGCCTGGGCCATGACGCACAGGTCCATTCGCAGCCCGCGCACGGCAGCAGCCTGCAGCAGGGCAGCACGCCGGGGCTGTACGGGGGCACGAGGAAGCCGACGGTATGTGACGTCGACCGGCTGCAGCAGTTCCTCACCGACCCCAAGAACAACAGGAAGGCCCAGGAATGGGCACGTGTGGTCGATATTCAGCAGAGCGGGATTCCCGCCTATCTCGACCGGCTCACACCCGTTCTCCTGCGTCACGACACCCTCGTGAAGAACCACGACTACAAGAAGGAAAAAGCGGTCCCCTTCGACGCACTGCTCCAGGCGGGAATCGCGGTTCTCGTCGATGAAGCAGGAGTTCCCGCGGTGAAGTGTTCATGCGGAAATCCGCTGAAGCCGTTCAAGGGGACGACGAACCGTATTTCCGTCGAGTTCGAGGACGGCAACAGGAAGTGGAGCGACTACGACGTCGACGAGGTCGTGCTCGTGCGTCCCGCGCCCAGCAAGGTCGACCGGTTCGCACTCGTCGACGTGCAGGAACCGGAACGGGGCATCTACCGCCAAACCGGGACCAAGGGCGAGGCCGACAAGGTCTTCGACACACGCGAGCGGCACCAGGTGCCGCGCCTCGCCGGGACGACCTTCGGTGCCGCGAGCAGCCGGCTGACGCACCTGGGCCTGGCGACGGCGTACGACAGCGCCGGGCTGCCGCCGTTCGACGCCACCGTCACCGGGTCGGATCCGGGGTCGGGGACCGCGCTCCCGTTCGGCTCGTACGTCACGCTGAACGTCCACATCGAGTCCGGGTCGCCCGACGACAGCAGCGGAGGCGGAAGCGGCGGCACGACTCCCTCCGGGGCGGGGTCAGGGTCGGAGCCCGGTTCGGGGCCAGGGTCGGAGCCCGGGTCGGAGCCCGGGTCGGAGCCCGGTTCGGGGCCAGGATCGGCGCCCGGTTCGGGGCCAGGTTCGGGGGCGAGCTCGGCTCCGGGGTCCGACACCCCGTCGCCCGGCGGGGCCGACCCGTCGGCTCCGCCGTCTCCGCCCTCATCCGGTGCCGAACCTACGCCCTCAGCATCGGACCCGCCCTCGTCCGATCCCACACCGTCCGGTCCTGGCAGCAGCACCCCCGACACCGGCCCCACGAGCGAGCCACCCTCCTCGGAGCCACCTCCACCACCGCCGCCGAGCGACCCGCCCAGCACAGCCCCGGAAACGAGCGGTGAACCCCCGGGCCCACCACCCCCCGAGCCAAGCAGCCCACCTCCGCCCACCACCACGACTTCGGCAGCCTCGGAAACGCCGGATGCGTAA
- a CDS encoding cytochrome c oxidase assembly protein: MDHSGHGTTMDLLPFTLGRGLGWSADPFFLVACLVGLGLYGWGVVRLARRGDTWSVGRTISFVLGVLTVMLVMCTRLNDYGMVMFSVHMVQHMIISMVSPILILLGAPITLALRALPVAGRGRKGPRTPLLALLHSRFMRIITHAAFTIPLFIASLYGLYFTPIFDFLMESKAGHITMMCHFLAVGLIFFWPIMGVDPGPNRPGYLMRMLELFAGMPFHAFFGIALMMASEPMVESYKNPPASLGIDALSDQNAAGGIAWAFSEIPTVLVLLTLLFQWYSSEQRQAKRQDRAADRDGDKELEAYNAYLASLNARGR, from the coding sequence ATGGATCACAGCGGGCACGGTACGACCATGGATCTTCTGCCCTTCACCTTGGGGCGGGGACTCGGGTGGTCCGCCGACCCGTTCTTCCTGGTCGCCTGTCTGGTGGGGCTCGGGCTGTACGGGTGGGGGGTCGTGCGGCTGGCCCGGCGCGGGGACACCTGGTCAGTCGGGCGGACCATTTCCTTTGTGCTCGGCGTGCTGACCGTCATGCTCGTCATGTGCACCAGGCTCAACGACTACGGCATGGTCATGTTCAGCGTGCACATGGTGCAGCACATGATCATCAGCATGGTCTCGCCGATCCTCATTCTGCTCGGCGCACCGATCACCCTCGCGCTGCGCGCGCTGCCGGTCGCGGGCCGGGGGCGGAAGGGGCCGCGTACGCCGCTGCTCGCGCTGCTGCACAGCCGGTTCATGCGGATCATCACGCATGCCGCGTTCACCATTCCGCTGTTCATCGCCAGCCTGTACGGCCTGTACTTCACGCCGATCTTCGACTTCCTGATGGAGTCGAAGGCCGGGCACATCACGATGATGTGTCACTTCCTCGCCGTCGGCCTGATCTTCTTCTGGCCGATCATGGGCGTCGACCCCGGCCCGAACCGGCCCGGCTATCTGATGCGGATGCTGGAACTGTTCGCGGGCATGCCGTTCCACGCGTTCTTCGGGATCGCCCTGATGATGGCGTCGGAGCCGATGGTCGAGTCGTACAAGAATCCGCCCGCCTCGCTCGGCATCGACGCGCTCTCCGACCAGAACGCGGCCGGCGGGATCGCCTGGGCGTTCAGCGAGATCCCGACCGTGCTCGTGCTGCTGACGCTGCTCTTCCAGTGGTACAGCTCCGAGCAGCGGCAGGCGAAGCGTCAGGACCGGGCCGCGGACCGCGACGGTGACAAGGAACTCGAGGCGTACAACGCCTATTTGGCCTCACTGAACGCACGTGGACGCTGA
- a CDS encoding 6-phosphofructokinase gives MRIGVLTSGGDCPGLNAVIRSVVHRAVVDHGDEVIGFRDGWKGLLECDYLKLDLDAVSGILARGGTILGSSRVRPEHLRDGVERARGHVAELGLDAIIPIGGEGTLKAARLLSDNGLPIVGVPKTIDNDIAVTDVTFGFDTAVGVATEALDRLKTTAESHQRVLIVEVMGRHTGWIALHSGMAAGAHAIVVPERPFDIEELAARVGERFEAGKRFAIVVAAEGAKPRAGSMEFDEGGKDVYGHERFAGIARQLSLELEERLGKEARPVILGHVQRGGTPTAYDRVLATRFGWHAVEAVHRGEFGRMTALRGTDIVMVSLAEAVETLKTVPDARYAEAECVL, from the coding sequence ATGCGCATTGGTGTCCTGACGTCCGGCGGCGACTGCCCCGGCCTGAACGCCGTCATCCGGTCCGTCGTGCACCGCGCCGTCGTGGACCACGGTGACGAGGTCATCGGCTTCCGGGACGGCTGGAAGGGCCTCCTGGAGTGCGACTACCTCAAGCTCGACCTTGACGCGGTGAGCGGCATCCTCGCTCGCGGCGGCACCATCCTCGGCTCCTCCCGGGTCCGCCCCGAGCATCTGCGGGACGGCGTGGAGCGGGCCAGGGGCCATGTCGCGGAGCTCGGCCTCGACGCGATCATCCCGATCGGCGGCGAGGGCACGCTCAAGGCGGCCCGGCTGCTGTCCGACAACGGCCTGCCGATAGTCGGCGTACCGAAGACCATCGACAACGACATCGCGGTCACGGACGTCACCTTCGGCTTCGACACGGCCGTCGGGGTCGCCACGGAGGCCCTGGACCGGCTGAAGACGACCGCCGAGTCCCACCAGCGCGTCCTGATCGTCGAGGTCATGGGCCGCCACACCGGCTGGATCGCCCTGCACTCCGGCATGGCCGCGGGCGCCCACGCCATCGTCGTACCTGAACGCCCCTTCGACATCGAGGAGTTGGCCGCACGCGTCGGCGAACGCTTCGAGGCGGGCAAGCGGTTCGCGATCGTCGTCGCCGCGGAGGGTGCGAAGCCGCGGGCGGGCTCCATGGAGTTCGACGAGGGCGGCAAGGACGTCTACGGGCACGAGCGCTTCGCCGGGATCGCCCGGCAGCTCTCCCTGGAGCTGGAGGAACGGCTCGGGAAGGAGGCGCGGCCGGTGATTCTCGGGCATGTGCAGCGAGGTGGGACGCCTACGGCTTACGACCGGGTGCTGGCCACGCGGTTCGGGTGGCACGCGGTGGAGGCTGTGCATCGGGGGGAGTTCGGGCGGATGACGGCGCTTCGGGGTACTGACATCGTGATGGTGTCTCTGGCTGAGGCGGTGGAGACGTTGAAGACGGTTCCCGATGCTCGGTACGCCGAGGCGGAGTGCGTCCTTTGA
- a CDS encoding type 1 glutamine amidotransferase, translating into MSDNQLRLVWIYPDLLSTYGDQGNALVLERRARQRGLDVARLDVRSDQPIPTSGDIYLIGGGEDRPQRLAAERLRRDGGLHRAVGNGAIVFSVCAGYQILGHEFINDLGQREPGLGLLDVVSVRGEGERCVGDVLGDIDARLGLPPLTGFENHQGVTHLGPTARPFAQVRLGKGNGTGDGTEGAYNDTVFGTYMHGPVLARNPLIADLLLKLALDVNALPPTDDRWYEALRNERITAAQQPA; encoded by the coding sequence ATGAGCGACAACCAGCTGCGTCTGGTGTGGATCTACCCGGACCTGCTCAGCACCTACGGCGACCAGGGCAACGCGCTCGTCCTCGAGCGCCGGGCCAGGCAGCGCGGCCTCGACGTGGCGCGGCTCGACGTGCGCAGCGACCAGCCCATCCCCACCTCCGGCGACATCTATCTGATCGGCGGCGGCGAGGACCGTCCGCAGCGCCTCGCGGCGGAGCGGCTGCGCCGTGACGGCGGTCTGCACCGGGCCGTCGGGAACGGCGCGATCGTGTTCTCCGTGTGCGCCGGGTACCAGATCCTGGGCCACGAGTTCATCAACGACCTCGGCCAGCGCGAGCCCGGCCTCGGGCTCCTCGACGTGGTCTCGGTGCGCGGCGAGGGCGAGCGGTGCGTGGGCGACGTGCTCGGCGACATCGACGCGCGCCTGGGCCTGCCCCCGCTGACCGGTTTCGAGAACCACCAGGGTGTCACCCACCTCGGCCCCACCGCCCGCCCGTTCGCGCAGGTGCGGCTCGGCAAGGGCAACGGCACGGGGGACGGCACGGAGGGCGCGTACAACGACACGGTCTTCGGGACGTACATGCACGGGCCCGTGCTCGCCCGTAACCCGCTGATCGCGGACCTGCTGCTGAAGCTGGCCCTCGACGTCAACGCGCTGCCGCCGACCGACGACCGCTGGTACGAGGCGCTGCGCAACGAGCGGATCACGGCGGCGCAGCAGCCCGCCTGA
- a CDS encoding MurT ligase domain-containing protein, with translation MAGNSDPLTPRAKLAVTAGKAVAAASRAAGRGSGSVIGGKVALKLDPDLLARLAQHLDVILVSATNGKTTTTRLIAEALRAAGPVVSNALGANMPAGITSALAGGSDAKFGVIEVDEKYLAGVARDTDPKCIALLNLSRDQLDRAAETRMLAENWREGLAGSKAVIVANADDPLIVWAASSSPNVIWVAAGQMWKDDAWSCPSCGGVMQRPGDDWFCGQCGFRRPTPSWALSGDHVLDPHGSAWPIHLQLPGRANKSNAATSAAVAAVFGVPPQVGLERMYQVQAVAGRYDVVQFMQRDLRLLLAKNPAGWLETFSLIDPPPTPVILSVNARGADGTDTSWLWDVDYTQLTGHPIFVIGDRKLDLAVRLEVANQHFQVCENADQAVQMAPPGRIEVIANYTAFQDLRRRVGN, from the coding sequence ATGGCAGGCAACTCGGACCCGCTCACTCCGCGGGCCAAGCTGGCCGTGACGGCCGGCAAGGCCGTAGCGGCGGCATCGCGTGCGGCAGGGCGCGGCAGCGGATCGGTGATCGGCGGCAAGGTAGCCCTCAAACTCGACCCCGACCTCCTCGCCCGGCTCGCCCAGCACCTGGACGTCATCCTGGTCTCGGCCACCAACGGCAAGACCACGACCACGCGGCTCATCGCGGAGGCCCTGCGCGCGGCCGGACCGGTCGTGTCGAACGCGCTCGGCGCCAACATGCCCGCGGGCATCACCTCGGCGCTCGCGGGCGGCTCGGACGCCAAGTTCGGGGTCATCGAGGTCGACGAGAAGTACCTCGCCGGCGTCGCCCGGGACACGGACCCCAAGTGCATCGCACTTCTCAACCTCTCCCGCGACCAGCTCGACCGCGCCGCCGAGACCCGCATGCTCGCCGAGAACTGGCGTGAGGGGCTCGCCGGTTCGAAGGCCGTGATCGTCGCCAACGCCGACGACCCGCTGATCGTGTGGGCCGCCTCCTCCTCCCCCAACGTGATCTGGGTCGCCGCCGGGCAGATGTGGAAGGACGACGCCTGGTCCTGCCCGTCCTGCGGTGGCGTGATGCAGCGCCCCGGCGACGACTGGTTCTGCGGTCAGTGCGGCTTCCGCCGCCCGACGCCGAGTTGGGCACTGTCCGGCGACCACGTGCTCGACCCGCACGGGTCCGCCTGGCCGATCCACCTCCAGCTGCCGGGGCGCGCCAACAAGTCCAACGCGGCCACGTCGGCCGCTGTCGCCGCCGTGTTCGGCGTACCGCCGCAGGTCGGCCTGGAGCGCATGTACCAGGTGCAGGCCGTGGCCGGACGGTACGACGTCGTGCAGTTCATGCAGCGCGATCTGCGGCTGCTGCTCGCCAAGAACCCGGCCGGCTGGCTGGAGACGTTCTCCCTGATCGACCCGCCGCCGACCCCGGTCATCCTCTCCGTGAACGCGCGGGGCGCCGACGGCACCGACACCTCGTGGCTGTGGGACGTCGACTACACGCAGCTCACCGGGCACCCGATCTTCGTCATCGGCGACCGCAAGCTCGACCTCGCGGTCCGGCTCGAAGTGGCCAACCAGCACTTCCAGGTCTGCGAGAACGCCGACCAGGCCGTGCAGATGGCACCGCCCGGCCGGATCGAGGTCATCGCGAACTACACCGCCTTCCAGGATCTGCGCCGCCGCGTCGGCAACTGA
- the def gene encoding peptide deformylase yields the protein MRPGSIPGTRGRVRPLTLLGDPVLHTPCAEVTHFDAELAGLVEDMFATMYAAQGVGLAANQIGRPLRVFVYDCPDDEDTRHVGHVVNPRLVETDGLVMRGPEGCLSLPGLEAGTERFDEAVVEGFTVMGDPVRIEGTGFFARCLQHECDHLEGRTYVDRLTGWRHRRLMRQTTRASWHGAG from the coding sequence ATGCGACCAGGCTCCATCCCGGGCACCCGAGGGCGCGTTCGCCCTCTGACACTGCTCGGCGACCCCGTTCTGCACACCCCCTGCGCGGAAGTCACACACTTCGACGCCGAACTCGCCGGACTCGTCGAGGACATGTTCGCGACGATGTACGCCGCCCAGGGCGTGGGCCTCGCCGCGAACCAGATCGGCAGGCCCCTGCGGGTCTTCGTATACGACTGCCCCGACGACGAGGACACCCGCCATGTGGGCCACGTGGTCAACCCCCGCCTGGTGGAGACCGACGGCCTGGTGATGCGGGGCCCCGAGGGCTGTCTGTCCCTCCCCGGCCTGGAGGCGGGCACGGAACGCTTCGACGAGGCGGTGGTCGAGGGCTTCACGGTGATGGGGGATCCGGTCCGGATCGAGGGCACGGGCTTCTTCGCCCGCTGCCTCCAACACGAGTGCGACCACTTGGAAGGCCGGACTTACGTGGACCGTTTGACGGGCTGGCGCCACAGACGGCTGATGCGACAGACAACCCGAGCTTCTTGGCACGGGGCAGGCTGA
- a CDS encoding TetR family transcriptional regulator: MDTTQQTDQQRSADRRRRELLEAADRVVLRDGPGASMNAIAAEAGITKPILYRHFGDKGGLYAALAKRHTDALLDSLRAALDAPAERRERVEATLDTYLAAIEARPQVYRFLMHPADGVSPGDPGFDVRKHSLPLLRLMGEELAQVIEDRLDLGPGSQQLARVWGHGIVGMMHAAGDWWLGERPCSRAELVRSLADLLWGRLAAAGDRVGGPGF; the protein is encoded by the coding sequence ATGGACACCACGCAGCAAACCGATCAGCAGCGGTCCGCCGACCGCCGCCGGCGCGAGCTGCTGGAAGCCGCGGACCGGGTGGTGCTTCGCGACGGCCCCGGCGCCTCGATGAACGCCATCGCCGCCGAGGCAGGCATCACCAAACCGATTCTCTACCGGCACTTCGGTGACAAGGGCGGACTCTACGCCGCTCTGGCCAAACGGCACACCGACGCCCTGCTCGACTCCCTGCGGGCCGCGCTGGACGCTCCGGCGGAGCGGCGGGAGCGGGTGGAAGCCACCCTGGACACCTACCTCGCGGCGATCGAGGCGCGGCCCCAGGTGTACCGGTTCCTGATGCACCCCGCGGACGGTGTGTCACCCGGCGATCCCGGGTTCGATGTGAGGAAGCACTCGTTGCCGTTGCTGCGGCTGATGGGCGAGGAGTTGGCCCAGGTGATCGAGGATCGGCTGGATCTTGGGCCCGGCAGTCAGCAGTTGGCCCGGGTGTGGGGGCACGGGATAGTCGGGATGATGCACGCCGCAGGTGACTGGTGGTTGGGGGAACGGCCCTGTTCCCGGGCCGAGTTGGTGCGGAGTTTGGCTGATTTGCTGTGGGGGCGACTGGCTGCCGCCGGGGATCGCGTGGGGGGCCCTGGGTTCTGA
- a CDS encoding acyl-CoA dehydrogenase family protein encodes MAEFTMELNDDQKEVRDWLHGFAADVIRPAAAEWDEREETPWPVIQEAAKVGIYSLDFYAQQYFDPTGLGIPMAMEELFWGDAGIALSIVGTGLAAVGVLANGTEEQIGTWIPQMYGDANDVKVAAFCSSEPDAGSDVASMRTRAVYDEAKDEWVLNGTKTWATNGGIANVHVVVAVIDAELGSKGHASFIVPPNTPGLSQGQKFKKHGIRASHTAEVVLENVRVPGSCLLGGKQKLDERLARARERAKSGGERVKNAAMATFEASRPAVAAMAVGTARAAYEVALDYAKTREQFGRPIIDNQGVAFQLADMRTSIDAARLLTWRASWMAINGKPFTAAEGSMSKLFASETAKKVTGQAIQILGGNGYTREYPVERMHRDAAIYTIFEGTSEIQRLVIARTLSGMPIR; translated from the coding sequence ATGGCCGAATTCACCATGGAGCTCAATGACGATCAGAAAGAGGTCCGAGACTGGCTCCACGGGTTCGCCGCCGATGTGATCCGGCCCGCCGCCGCCGAATGGGACGAGCGCGAGGAGACTCCCTGGCCGGTCATCCAGGAGGCCGCGAAGGTCGGCATCTACTCCCTGGACTTCTACGCCCAGCAGTACTTCGACCCCACCGGCCTCGGCATCCCGATGGCCATGGAGGAACTCTTCTGGGGTGACGCGGGCATCGCCCTCTCCATCGTCGGCACCGGCCTCGCCGCCGTGGGCGTCCTCGCCAACGGCACCGAGGAGCAGATCGGCACCTGGATTCCCCAGATGTACGGCGACGCCAACGATGTCAAGGTCGCCGCCTTCTGCTCCTCCGAGCCCGACGCCGGCTCAGACGTCGCCTCCATGCGCACTCGTGCCGTGTACGACGAGGCCAAGGACGAGTGGGTCCTGAACGGCACGAAGACCTGGGCGACCAACGGCGGCATCGCCAACGTCCACGTGGTCGTCGCCGTGATCGACGCCGAACTGGGCTCCAAGGGACACGCCTCCTTCATCGTGCCGCCGAACACGCCCGGCCTGTCCCAGGGCCAGAAGTTCAAGAAGCACGGCATCCGCGCCTCGCACACCGCCGAGGTCGTCCTGGAGAACGTCCGCGTCCCCGGCTCCTGCCTCCTCGGCGGCAAGCAGAAGCTCGACGAGCGTCTCGCGCGGGCCCGCGAGCGGGCGAAGTCCGGCGGCGAGCGCGTGAAGAACGCGGCGATGGCCACGTTCGAGGCGAGCCGTCCCGCGGTGGCCGCGATGGCCGTAGGCACCGCCCGGGCCGCGTACGAGGTCGCCCTCGACTACGCGAAGACCCGCGAGCAGTTCGGCCGCCCGATCATCGACAACCAGGGGGTCGCCTTCCAGCTCGCCGACATGCGTACGTCCATCGACGCGGCGCGGCTGCTGACGTGGCGGGCGTCGTGGATGGCGATCAACGGGAAGCCGTTCACCGCGGCGGAGGGGTCGATGTCGAAGCTGTTCGCGAGCGAGACGGCGAAGAAGGTCACTGGGCAGGCGATTCAGATACTCGGCGGGAACGGGTACACGCGGGAGTACCCGGTGGAGCGCATGCACAGGGATGCGGCCATTTACACGATCTTCGAGGGTACGAGTGAGATCCAGCGGTTGGTGATTGCGCGGACTCTGTCGGGGATGCCGATTCGGTAG
- a CDS encoding DUF6213 family protein, with amino-acid sequence MNREVTLPLIVDARGTLQVAASDVSKLLRTVGGRWLHLVEAGQDGLDEDTVAALTIELAKLADRIDVACIAHSSGSAP; translated from the coding sequence GTGAACCGCGAAGTGACTCTGCCTCTGATCGTCGACGCCCGCGGCACGTTGCAGGTTGCCGCCTCCGACGTCAGCAAACTACTGCGCACGGTCGGCGGTCGCTGGCTACATCTGGTGGAAGCCGGCCAGGACGGCCTCGACGAGGACACCGTGGCCGCCCTCACCATCGAACTCGCCAAACTGGCCGACCGAATCGACGTGGCCTGCATCGCCCACAGCAGCGGGAGCGCCCCTTAA